In Deinococcota bacterium, the genomic stretch CGCGGCGGGCCGGGTCCGCGACGAGCTGCTGCTCAATATCGACCTCGCGCCCACGGTCTCAGAGGCGCTCGGCCTCGAGCCTCCCGCCGGCTGGGCCGGGCGCAGCTTCCTGCCGCTTCTGAAGGGCGGCGACCTCGCCCAGCCCAGGGACCACCTCGTCTTTTCGCACGGCCTCCACACCCGCCAGCGCGCGGTCTATGACGGGCGCTGGCTCCTCGTGCGCTCCTACCATCCGAGCTACTACCTCTACCCGCCGCGGATGCTCTTCGACCTGAGCGCCGACCCCTATCTGACGAACGACCTCGCCGAGGGGCTGCCCGAGCAGGTCGCAGTGATGGACGCGTTGCTCGTGAGCTGGGAGCGGGAGAACGTCGCCGCGACCGGCCTGCCCGACCCCATGCGCGATATCCAGGGCGAGGCGCCCGCCATCATCGGCGCGCCCGCAGCCTATCTGGAGCGCCTTCGCGGCGAAGGGCGCGAGAGGGACGCGGACAGGCTGCTCGAGCAGTGGGCGCGGCTGGAGGCGGACTACGCGCCGCCGCCTCTCGACCAGGCTATGGATTAGGTGATGGACTAGGCGATGGACCAGGTGATGGACTGGCGAGCACAGTGGATCTGGGCGGACGGCGAGGCGAGCCCGCGCAACGCCTGGCGCTGCTTCCGCAGGGCGTTCGAGGCGCCGCTGGGCTGGGACGGGGCGCGACTCGCTATCACCGCCGACTCGCGCTACGTCCTCTACCTGAACGGTGTGCGCCTAGGGCGCGGCCCGGCACGTTCCTGGCCCTTCCTCCAGAGCTTCGACCTTTACGAGGTCGGCCACCTTCTCAAACCCGGCAGGGCCAACGTCCTGGCGGTCTTGGTCATGCACTACGGCGTCTCGAGCTTCCAGTACCTCCGCGGCCGGGGCGGGCTTCTGGCGCAGCTCGAGCTGACGCACGCGGCCAAGGTGACGACCGTCGTCACCGACTCGAGCTGGAAGAGCGCGCTGCACGCCGGCCACGACCCCAGAAGCCCGCGCATGTCGGTGCAACTCGGCTTCGCCGAGCGCGTAGACGCCCGCCTTTGGGACGACGCCTGGCAGGGGCCGGACTATGACGACAGCGCGTGGGCGCGGGCTGAGGCCGTAGGGCCGGTCGGCACCCCGCCCTGGACCGAGCTCACCCCGCGCGACATCCCGCATCTGAGCGAAGAACCCCTCTACCCGTCGCGCGTCGTCTCGCTCCGCGCGGTCAAGCCGCTCGCCACCACCGCCACCATCGACATCTGCGCGCAGATGATGCCCGACAGCGTCAACCACAGCAACGCCGTGCGCTACGCGGGTTATCTCGCCACCGTCTTGAGGCTGCCGCAAAGCGCCCGCCTGACGCTCGGCTCAGCCTTGGCGACCACCAGCGTCTGCGGCGCGTGTTTCGTGAACGGTGCGCCCATCGACCCCACGCGCTGGACGGGAACCGACCCCGAGCGCTATCTGACGCTCGAGCTGACCGCCGGAGACAACCTCCTGCTTATCGAGACGACGGGCGACGACCGCAGCGGCGTCGGCCTGCACCTCGGTATCGACAGCGAAGAGGCGTTCGAGCTCGTCTCGCCCTTGGGGGAGGGAAGCTCGTCACCTTTTGTCACCCTCGGGCCTTTCGACGAGCTGATGGTCATTGACCATCAGCCCAGCCGCGCGCTCGTCAGCGACCACCCAGCCTACCGTCAGGCCGCGGCGGCCTGCTCGAGCGAGGAGTTGCTGGCCCTGCGCGAGTGGCTGCGGCCCGTACCGACAAGCCTGGTCAGCCAGGACGA encodes the following:
- a CDS encoding alpha-L-rhamnosidase N-terminal domain-containing protein, translating into MDQVMDWRAQWIWADGEASPRNAWRCFRRAFEAPLGWDGARLAITADSRYVLYLNGVRLGRGPARSWPFLQSFDLYEVGHLLKPGRANVLAVLVMHYGVSSFQYLRGRGGLLAQLELTHAAKVTTVVTDSSWKSALHAGHDPRSPRMSVQLGFAERVDARLWDDAWQGPDYDDSAWARAEAVGPVGTPPWTELTPRDIPHLSEEPLYPSRVVSLRAVKPLATTATIDICAQMMPDSVNHSNAVRYAGYLATVLRLPQSARLTLGSALATTSVCGACFVNGAPIDPTRWTGTDPERYLTLELTAGDNLLLIETTGDDRSGVGLHLGIDSEEAFELVSPLGEGSSSPFVTLGPFDELMVIDHQPSRALVSDHPAYRQAAAACSSEELLALREWLRPVPTSLVSQD